From a single Paenibacillus sp. FSL W8-0426 genomic region:
- the nirB gene encoding nitrite reductase large subunit NirB, which produces MSTMKKLVLVGNGMAGIRTIEHILKLAPHAYEITVFGAEPHPNYNRIMLSSVLAGGTSIEDIVINDWSWYEEHGIRVYPGDPVIHIDADRKEVLSQAGVRASYDELILATGSQAFILPIPGSDKEGVIGFRDIKDCETMMQASQSYRKAAVIGGGLLGLEAARGLLNLGMDVTVIHINGHLMDRNLDLPAGLMLQRELEAQGMKFLLNKQTEEITGKKRVKALRFTDQSVLEADLVVMAVGIRPQIDLARNAGIKVNRGVIVDDYMNTSIPGISAVGECAEHRGIAYGLVAPLYEQGTVLAKRLAGAATQGYEGSVTSTKLKVSGVDVFSAGQFKDSADTRSIRIQDDVDNVYKKMVIKDGRLIGAVLFGDTTDGASLFSLIKSGENIGGREKEILLGVPAGGGSGSGPSAAERMAAMPDDEIVCGCNGVTKAAIGDAVLNKGCNTLGAIKSCTKASASCGGCKPIVESLLVHFAGDAVGEQVKEGICGCTSLDRDEIVASIKEMGLKSVKEVMNVLGWNEPEGCSKCRPSLNYYLGMIWPGEYEDERVSKFTNERYHANIQKDGTYSVIPRIYGGVTSPAELIKIATVAEKYDVPMVKFTGGQRLDLLGVQKENLPKIWEELDMPSGFGYGKALRTVKTCVGSTFCRFGTQDSIEMGIRLEKKLDKMVAPAKVKLAVSGCPRNCAEATIKDLGVVAIDGAWEIHVGGNGGVKVRAAELLCTVKTDLEVEEWTYAYLQYYRENARWNERTAAWIERVGLDHVKEALADRDVRLALIERLELTLGHTVDPWKEIIENDELRKNFTPLANVQPAAH; this is translated from the coding sequence ATGAGTACAATGAAAAAACTGGTGCTGGTCGGCAATGGCATGGCGGGCATCCGCACAATTGAACATATTCTCAAGCTTGCACCGCACGCTTACGAAATTACCGTTTTTGGCGCGGAGCCGCATCCCAATTACAACCGGATCATGCTCTCCTCCGTACTGGCCGGCGGAACGAGCATTGAAGATATCGTCATCAACGACTGGAGCTGGTACGAAGAACATGGCATCCGCGTCTATCCAGGCGACCCTGTCATTCACATCGATGCCGATCGCAAGGAAGTGTTATCCCAAGCCGGCGTGCGGGCGAGTTATGACGAACTGATTCTGGCAACCGGTTCCCAAGCATTCATCCTGCCCATCCCGGGCTCCGACAAAGAAGGCGTCATCGGCTTCCGTGACATCAAGGATTGCGAAACGATGATGCAAGCGTCTCAAAGCTATCGCAAAGCTGCCGTCATTGGCGGCGGACTATTGGGCCTGGAAGCGGCGCGCGGATTGCTGAATCTCGGGATGGACGTTACCGTGATTCATATCAACGGTCATTTGATGGACCGGAACCTCGACCTTCCGGCAGGATTGATGCTGCAGCGGGAGCTGGAAGCACAAGGCATGAAGTTCCTGTTAAACAAACAGACCGAGGAAATTACGGGCAAAAAACGGGTTAAAGCGCTGCGTTTCACTGACCAATCGGTCCTCGAAGCCGATCTTGTAGTCATGGCCGTCGGCATTCGGCCGCAGATCGATCTTGCCCGTAATGCGGGAATCAAGGTGAATCGCGGCGTCATCGTCGACGATTACATGAACACCAGCATCCCGGGCATCTCGGCTGTAGGCGAATGCGCAGAGCACCGGGGCATCGCCTATGGACTTGTCGCTCCCTTATACGAACAAGGGACGGTGCTCGCGAAGCGGCTTGCCGGCGCGGCAACCCAGGGTTACGAAGGGTCGGTGACCTCCACCAAGCTGAAGGTGTCCGGCGTCGATGTGTTCTCGGCAGGTCAATTCAAGGATTCGGCCGATACCCGCAGCATCCGGATCCAGGACGACGTGGACAATGTCTACAAAAAGATGGTGATCAAGGATGGCCGGCTGATCGGAGCTGTACTGTTCGGCGATACGACCGACGGCGCCTCCCTCTTCTCCCTCATCAAAAGCGGGGAGAACATCGGCGGCCGCGAGAAGGAAATTCTGCTCGGCGTGCCTGCTGGAGGCGGATCAGGCAGCGGCCCGTCCGCAGCCGAGCGCATGGCGGCCATGCCGGATGACGAGATCGTCTGCGGATGCAACGGAGTCACCAAAGCGGCCATTGGCGATGCCGTGCTGAACAAAGGCTGCAATACACTTGGCGCAATCAAATCGTGTACCAAAGCCTCCGCTTCCTGCGGAGGGTGTAAGCCCATCGTGGAATCGCTGCTCGTACACTTTGCAGGAGATGCCGTCGGTGAACAGGTGAAAGAAGGCATCTGCGGATGCACCTCCCTCGATCGTGACGAGATTGTCGCAAGCATCAAGGAGATGGGCCTCAAGAGTGTCAAAGAGGTCATGAACGTGCTCGGCTGGAACGAGCCTGAAGGCTGTTCCAAATGCCGTCCGTCCCTCAATTATTACCTCGGCATGATCTGGCCGGGCGAATATGAAGACGAGCGGGTATCGAAATTCACGAACGAGCGGTACCATGCCAACATTCAAAAGGACGGCACATACTCCGTCATCCCACGTATCTATGGCGGCGTCACCTCTCCTGCAGAGCTGATTAAAATTGCCACCGTAGCCGAGAAATACGACGTTCCGATGGTCAAATTCACGGGCGGGCAGCGTCTCGACCTGCTCGGCGTGCAAAAGGAAAACCTGCCGAAAATATGGGAGGAACTCGATATGCCTTCCGGCTTCGGTTACGGTAAAGCGCTGCGGACGGTCAAAACATGCGTAGGCTCCACCTTCTGCCGTTTCGGCACGCAGGATTCCATCGAAATGGGCATCCGCCTGGAGAAGAAACTCGACAAAATGGTGGCTCCGGCCAAAGTTAAACTGGCCGTATCCGGCTGCCCGCGAAACTGCGCGGAAGCCACGATCAAGGATCTCGGCGTCGTGGCGATCGATGGCGCATGGGAAATCCATGTCGGCGGCAATGGCGGCGTCAAGGTTCGCGCGGCCGAACTGTTATGTACGGTGAAGACCGATCTGGAAGTGGAAGAATGGACGTATGCCTACTTGCAATATTACCGCGAGAACGCTCGCTGGAACGAAAGAACGGCAGCCTGGATCGAGCGGGTCGGACTGGACCACGTGAAGGAAGCGCTGGCGGACCGGGACGTGCGGCTGGCCTTGATCGAAAGACTGGAGCTGACGCTGGGACATACCGTTGATCCTTGGAAGGAAATTATCGAGAACGACGAGCTGCGCAAAAACTTCACGCCGCTGGCCAACGTGCAGCCTGCAGCCCACTAG
- the nirD gene encoding nitrite reductase small subunit NirD, which translates to MDRLRIGHLADIEEKGARTFMIRDTEIAVFKLSDGSLHAVENRCPHKGGRLSEGMVCGTAVHCPLHDWKIDLRSGKVYEPDDGCLNTYKTEVDSSSGDIYITIAG; encoded by the coding sequence ATGGATCGATTGCGAATTGGACATCTGGCGGACATCGAGGAAAAGGGAGCTCGCACCTTCATGATCCGCGATACGGAAATCGCCGTATTCAAGCTAAGCGATGGCAGTCTGCATGCGGTGGAGAATCGGTGCCCCCATAAAGGCGGAAGGTTATCGGAAGGCATGGTATGCGGCACGGCCGTTCACTGCCCGCTGCATGACTGGAAAATCGACCTGCGGAGCGGCAAAGTATATGAACCGGACGATGGGTGCCTGAACACGTACAAAACCGAAGTGGATAGCAGCAGCGGCGATATTTACATTACGATTGCAGGATAA
- the cobA gene encoding uroporphyrinogen-III C-methyltransferase yields the protein MNQSNRGSRGIVSIIGAGPGDPDLITVKALKCIQRADVILYDRLVNDRLLAEAPDDALRIYCGKAPGLHSMTQEMIGRMLVTHALEGKRVVRLKGGDPFVFGRGGEEALALAQAGIDYEIVPGITSATGSSASSQIPLTHRGLSSSFACITGTGSDGRASSVRWDLLAHGVDTLAIYMGISQLPHIQQELLRHGKSGFTPAALIERGTTSAERVITGTLADLHMLAVSEKISNPALIVIGEVVKVREQLLHLQSSAESSMTG from the coding sequence ATGAACCAAAGCAACCGAGGCTCCCGGGGGATCGTCAGCATCATCGGGGCAGGCCCTGGCGATCCTGATCTGATTACGGTCAAAGCGCTGAAATGCATTCAAAGGGCCGATGTCATCCTGTATGACCGTTTGGTAAATGACCGGCTTCTCGCCGAAGCGCCGGACGATGCCTTGCGCATCTACTGCGGCAAAGCTCCTGGCTTGCACTCCATGACTCAGGAGATGATCGGGCGCATGCTGGTAACCCATGCCCTTGAAGGAAAAAGGGTCGTGCGCCTCAAGGGAGGCGATCCGTTTGTCTTTGGCCGCGGCGGCGAAGAGGCTCTGGCGCTCGCCCAAGCCGGCATCGATTACGAGATCGTGCCCGGCATCACTTCGGCGACGGGCAGCTCCGCGTCCTCCCAAATCCCGCTCACCCATCGCGGACTCTCCTCTTCGTTTGCCTGCATCACCGGAACGGGTAGCGATGGCAGAGCTTCTTCCGTCCGATGGGACCTGCTCGCGCACGGCGTCGATACGCTGGCGATCTATATGGGAATAAGCCAGCTGCCCCATATTCAGCAGGAACTGCTTCGGCACGGCAAAAGCGGCTTCACTCCGGCCGCGTTGATCGAACGAGGCACCACGTCAGCCGAACGTGTCATTACCGGTACGCTGGCCGACCTGCATATGCTGGCCGTATCCGAAAAGATCAGCAACCCGGCGCTGATCGTCATCGGCGAAGTCGTGAAGGTTCGCGAACAATTGCTGCATCTGCAGTCTTCCGCGGAGTCCTCCATGACAGGTTAA
- a CDS encoding TetR family transcriptional regulator, whose amino-acid sequence MLIIHHPHDRRARRTQDAIIAAAVSLILEKGVDAVTIRDITERADYNRGTFYLHFPGKPELLEFMLEDFMQGVGRAYAEPYMNLKEVDMTAMLPSTMPVFEYIEAHQDIFRALMTMHNDMNSRLCSMFRTYLTKDFVLVTEDSEQTINYDIMLSYLVSATVGVIMHWAETGFKYSAHYMGEQLTALINIKPTRLLIEPGQKGRTIHERILSD is encoded by the coding sequence ATGTTGATTATACACCATCCTCATGATCGGAGGGCACGCAGGACGCAGGATGCAATTATCGCTGCGGCCGTGTCTTTGATTTTGGAAAAAGGGGTAGATGCGGTAACGATTCGCGATATTACGGAACGCGCAGATTATAATCGCGGCACGTTTTATTTGCATTTTCCGGGCAAACCCGAGCTGCTTGAGTTTATGTTGGAGGATTTCATGCAAGGCGTGGGGAGGGCATATGCCGAACCGTATATGAACTTGAAAGAGGTGGACATGACGGCTATGCTGCCTTCCACCATGCCTGTATTTGAATATATCGAGGCCCATCAGGACATCTTTCGGGCGCTCATGACGATGCATAACGACATGAATTCGCGACTGTGCAGCATGTTCAGAACGTATCTGACCAAGGATTTCGTGCTGGTGACCGAGGATAGCGAGCAGACGATCAACTATGACATCATGTTGAGCTATCTCGTTTCGGCTACTGTGGGCGTCATCATGCACTGGGCGGAGACGGGATTCAAATATTCGGCGCACTATATGGGAGAACAATTGACGGCTCTGATCAACATCAAACCGACCCGTCTGCTGATCGAGCCAGGGCAGAAGGGTCGGACGATTCACGAGCGCATATTGTCGGATTAA
- a CDS encoding SDR family NAD(P)-dependent oxidoreductase translates to MSTSYTQTAVITGAAGGIGKELARRLAERKINLVLVDLNEEAIQQTIEELQLDKEHVIAVKANVSQEEDVKNYVKQAVDKFGRIDYFANNAGIEGPTGLIEDLSVEALDLVYNVNVRGVFLGLQHVIPVMKQQKSGAILNTSSLAGLMGAPAVSPYIMSKHAVIGLTRTAANELASFGIRVNAVLPGTINTRMMRQIEANSGDVEGYQDATVASIPMGRYGEPEEVAAVMNFLLSEEASYVTASLYTVDGGMMGQ, encoded by the coding sequence ATGAGCACATCCTATACACAAACAGCCGTTATCACAGGAGCAGCCGGAGGCATCGGCAAAGAATTGGCACGTCGTCTCGCCGAACGCAAAATCAACCTGGTTCTCGTCGACTTGAACGAAGAAGCCATCCAACAAACGATTGAAGAACTTCAACTCGACAAAGAACATGTCATCGCGGTCAAAGCGAACGTATCCCAAGAAGAAGACGTTAAAAACTACGTGAAACAGGCGGTTGACAAGTTCGGACGCATCGACTACTTTGCCAACAATGCAGGCATCGAAGGCCCTACCGGCCTGATCGAAGACCTGAGCGTCGAAGCGCTCGACCTCGTATACAACGTGAACGTACGCGGCGTGTTCCTTGGACTGCAGCATGTCATTCCGGTCATGAAACAACAAAAATCCGGCGCGATCCTGAACACGTCTTCCCTCGCCGGCCTGATGGGCGCACCGGCAGTATCGCCATACATCATGTCCAAACATGCGGTCATCGGATTGACTCGTACGGCAGCCAATGAGCTTGCATCGTTCGGAATCCGTGTCAACGCCGTTCTGCCGGGTACAATCAACACACGCATGATGCGCCAAATCGAAGCCAATTCCGGCGACGTGGAAGGTTATCAAGATGCGACAGTAGCCAGCATTCCGATGGGACGTTACGGCGAACCGGAAGAAGTGGCTGCCGTCATGAACTTCCTTCTATCCGAAGAAGCTTCTTATGTAACGGCCTCGTTGTACACCGTCGATGGCGGGATGATGGGGCAATAA
- a CDS encoding HAMP domain-containing sensor histidine kinase, with amino-acid sequence MFRQLRNRFLVVNLVSISIMMLVAFTTIYVITYQNVQRDTNMELYKVSDFYHAPKMSHNGQGNSSLGDMRSPGFGGGPMDDPNSPPSRSLSFMVKTDSQWNMTEKQSRFEAEDSFYEEALAKVDRSERSSRAVGQFSLNGTEWAYVVDSGSASNMIVFMDVTAQQGILTNLVYTFAIVGLVMLIVIFFLSRYFANRSIAPVREAFDKQKQFIADASHELKTPLAIINTNTDVLLANSEDTIANQSKWLHYIKSETERMAGLTSNLLYLTEMDDSRASMIHARFNLSEVVETVILTMEAVIFEKNISLDYSVEPELMVNGNSEQIQQVILILLDNAVKYSGPRGAVNLTLKKYHNHGVQLAVSNTGEGIAPEHLERIFDRFYRTDASRARKHGGHGLGLAIARSIVEQHRGEIFARSVVGEGATFYVRLPQ; translated from the coding sequence ATGTTCCGGCAGCTTCGGAACCGATTCCTGGTCGTCAATCTGGTATCCATCTCCATCATGATGCTGGTTGCTTTCACGACCATCTATGTGATCACGTATCAGAACGTGCAGCGGGATACGAACATGGAGCTGTACAAAGTATCCGACTTCTATCATGCGCCCAAAATGTCGCATAACGGACAGGGAAACAGCAGCTTGGGAGACATGCGTTCGCCGGGGTTCGGGGGAGGCCCCATGGACGACCCCAATTCTCCGCCTTCGCGTTCCTTGTCGTTCATGGTAAAGACGGACAGCCAGTGGAACATGACGGAGAAGCAGTCCAGATTCGAGGCGGAAGACAGCTTCTATGAAGAGGCGCTCGCGAAAGTCGACCGTTCCGAACGGTCGAGCCGTGCAGTCGGACAGTTTTCGCTGAACGGAACGGAGTGGGCGTACGTCGTCGATTCCGGCAGTGCAAGCAACATGATCGTATTTATGGACGTTACGGCGCAGCAAGGCATTCTGACGAACCTGGTTTATACATTTGCCATTGTAGGATTGGTGATGTTGATCGTCATTTTTTTCCTGAGTCGTTATTTTGCGAACCGGTCAATTGCCCCTGTGAGGGAAGCTTTCGATAAACAGAAGCAGTTCATTGCCGATGCATCCCATGAGTTGAAAACGCCGCTGGCCATCATTAATACCAATACCGACGTACTGCTGGCCAACAGCGAAGATACGATTGCCAACCAATCGAAATGGCTGCATTACATCAAATCGGAAACGGAACGGATGGCCGGGTTGACGAGCAACCTGCTGTACCTGACCGAAATGGATGATAGCCGAGCAAGCATGATCCATGCCCGCTTTAATCTGAGCGAGGTGGTGGAGACCGTGATTTTGACGATGGAGGCCGTTATTTTCGAAAAAAACATATCCCTTGATTACAGCGTGGAGCCTGAACTCATGGTGAATGGCAACAGCGAGCAGATCCAGCAGGTCATTCTCATTCTGCTCGATAATGCCGTGAAATACTCCGGTCCCCGGGGGGCGGTGAATCTGACGCTGAAAAAATACCATAATCACGGCGTTCAGCTTGCCGTGTCCAATACCGGTGAGGGGATCGCGCCAGAACATCTGGAGCGAATCTTCGACCGCTTCTATCGGACAGATGCTTCCAGGGCTCGAAAGCATGGTGGCCATGGACTCGGACTGGCCATTGCGCGTTCCATCGTAGAACAGCATCGGGGCGAAATCTTTGCCCGAAGCGTTGTGGGCGAAGGCGCTACTTTCTATGTCCGGTTGCCGCAATAA
- a CDS encoding response regulator transcription factor, with translation MRILIAEDEVHLAEAVSQILKKHNYSVDIVHDGRSGLDNALSGIYDLLLLDIMMPEMDGITVLKKLRAEGNHTPVILLTAKGEISDKVAGLDYGADDYIAKPFATEELLARIRAALRRKGEVVPEDALKFGDIELNTAQLKLKVQGKEIKLNLKENELLELLITRKQAITSKEQIIEKLWGFDSDVEYNNVEVYISFLRKKLTFLHSEVRINTIRGVGYVLEETS, from the coding sequence ATGAGAATATTAATTGCGGAAGATGAGGTTCACCTGGCAGAAGCCGTGTCGCAAATATTGAAAAAACACAATTACTCCGTGGATATCGTACATGATGGAAGATCGGGTTTGGATAATGCGCTCAGCGGCATTTACGATCTGCTGCTGCTGGACATCATGATGCCGGAAATGGATGGCATTACCGTACTTAAGAAGCTGCGTGCAGAAGGAAATCATACGCCGGTCATTTTGCTGACGGCCAAAGGGGAAATTTCGGACAAGGTCGCCGGACTGGATTACGGCGCAGACGATTATATCGCCAAGCCGTTTGCGACAGAGGAGCTGCTGGCCCGAATTCGGGCGGCGCTGAGACGGAAGGGCGAGGTTGTACCCGAGGATGCGTTGAAGTTTGGGGACATCGAACTGAACACCGCGCAGCTGAAGCTGAAGGTACAAGGCAAAGAGATCAAGCTGAACCTGAAGGAAAACGAGCTGCTCGAACTGCTGATTACCCGGAAGCAGGCGATTACGTCCAAGGAGCAGATCATCGAAAAGCTGTGGGGCTTCGACTCCGACGTGGAATACAACAACGTCGAAGTGTACATCTCCTTTTTGCGCAAAAAATTGACGTTTCTGCACTCCGAAGTTCGGATCAATACGATTCGGGGCGTAGGTTATGTGCTTGAGGAGACTTCCTGA
- a CDS encoding polyphosphate polymerase domain-containing protein: MAIEVFNRYESKYLLTDEQYEAFYNDLLHYMELDEYNKKHEFYSISNLYFDTPQDSLIRASLSKPKYKEKLRLRAYGVPEQNAKVYLEIKKKVFGLVNKRRTALKLDEAYEFVRTGQAPDLADYMNKQVVEEIKYFLRLYDLEPKVYLAYERKALFDKNSRDLRITFDTNIRSRRYDLKLEQGDYGEPLVEDGRWLMEVKAEKTVPFWLSQLLSEHGLYRVGFSKYGNEFKRLARTTNLNYQGERMLVPGTDFNPAMQPNQKIRERESVVYA; encoded by the coding sequence ATGGCGATTGAAGTATTCAACCGATACGAGAGCAAATACCTCCTGACGGATGAGCAATACGAAGCCTTCTACAACGACTTGCTGCATTATATGGAACTGGACGAGTACAACAAAAAGCATGAGTTCTACTCCATAAGCAACCTCTACTTCGACACGCCGCAGGATTCGCTGATCCGGGCCAGCCTTTCCAAACCGAAATACAAGGAGAAGCTGAGACTCCGGGCCTACGGCGTACCCGAACAGAATGCCAAGGTATATCTGGAGATCAAAAAGAAAGTGTTCGGCCTGGTGAACAAACGGCGCACCGCGTTGAAGCTGGACGAGGCTTATGAATTCGTCCGCACCGGACAGGCGCCTGACCTGGCTGATTATATGAACAAACAAGTCGTTGAAGAAATCAAATATTTCCTCCGCCTGTACGACCTGGAGCCTAAAGTTTATCTGGCTTATGAACGCAAGGCGCTGTTTGACAAAAACAGCCGCGATCTCCGGATCACCTTTGATACCAACATCCGCAGCCGCCGATATGACCTGAAACTGGAGCAAGGAGATTACGGCGAACCGCTTGTCGAGGATGGGCGATGGCTGATGGAGGTCAAAGCGGAAAAAACCGTTCCGTTCTGGCTGTCGCAGCTGCTGTCTGAGCACGGCTTGTACCGTGTCGGGTTCTCCAAATACGGCAATGAGTTCAAACGACTGGCGAGAACCACCAACTTGAATTACCAAGGCGAGCGCATGCTCGTACCCGGCACGGACTTCAATCCGGCCATGCAACCAAATCAAAAGATCAGAGAAAGAGAGAGTGTAGTATATGCTTGA
- a CDS encoding DUF4956 domain-containing protein, translated as MLDSIFSSALTDTTLTFSSAVLTIGLAILMGAIISLTYMKTNANTYSQSFTLTMVVLPVIVAIIILLIGSNVARAFSLAGAFSIIRFRSAPGDPKDIAYVLFTMASGLACGVGAFGYAILFTIILCVLMFVLSHFKFGAKKSQQKLLKVTIPENLSYEEAFDEVFKQFNVQYQLNKVRTTELGSLYELVYLVHIGQNVNQKEFLDAVRTRNGNLDISLNMAPTPEY; from the coding sequence ATGCTTGATTCCATTTTCAGTTCCGCCCTGACCGATACCACCCTGACATTCAGCAGCGCCGTACTTACGATTGGCCTGGCCATCCTGATGGGGGCCATCATCAGCCTCACATACATGAAGACCAACGCTAACACATACTCGCAAAGCTTCACCTTGACCATGGTTGTGCTCCCCGTCATCGTCGCCATCATCATCCTGCTCATCGGCAGCAACGTAGCCCGCGCCTTCAGCTTGGCCGGCGCCTTCTCCATCATCCGGTTCCGAAGTGCGCCCGGCGACCCGAAAGACATTGCTTACGTCCTGTTCACCATGGCTTCCGGTCTGGCCTGCGGTGTCGGCGCTTTCGGATATGCAATCCTGTTCACCATCATCTTGTGTGTATTGATGTTTGTACTGAGCCACTTCAAATTCGGCGCCAAGAAGAGCCAGCAAAAATTGCTTAAAGTCACCATTCCCGAAAATCTGAGCTATGAAGAAGCTTTTGACGAAGTCTTCAAACAATTCAATGTGCAGTATCAGTTGAACAAAGTGAGAACGACCGAACTTGGCAGCTTGTACGAACTGGTTTACCTCGTCCACATCGGCCAAAACGTCAATCAAAAGGAATTCCTCGACGCCGTTCGTACACGCAACGGCAACCTGGACATCTCCCTGAACATGGCCCCGACGCCAGAATATTAA